One window of the Manihot esculenta cultivar AM560-2 chromosome 14, M.esculenta_v8, whole genome shotgun sequence genome contains the following:
- the LOC110631154 gene encoding protein MIZU-KUSSEI 1 isoform X2, translating into MKTIMAKTPHDSSFSFSRRYFNWRKKVVEVEDDDEELKDDQEFRISLPSEEMPSGVRAPRKKLPIVAVSKLRSALTVFSKGRPTYHSGLGTKLIGTLFGYRRGHVHFALQDDAKLNPAFLIELATPTSVLVREMASGLVRIALECEKKPQKKAGKLVEEPLWRTYCNGKKCGYAMKRECGPEEWKVLKAVEPISMGAGVLPGNGAGSEGELMYMRARFERVVGSKDSEAFYMMNPDGSGGPELSVYLLRV; encoded by the exons ATGAAGACAATTATGGCCAAGACCCCTCACgactcttctttctctttctccagGAGGTATTTCAACTGGAGAAAAAAGGTTGTTGAAGTtgaagatgatgatgag GAGTTGAAAGATGATCAGGAATTTAGAATCTCGCTGCCCTCTGAAGAGATGCCTTCTGGAGTACGAGCACCCAGGAAAAAGCTTCCTATTGTAGCTGTTTCTAAGCTCCGATCAGCTCTTACTGTTTTCAGCAAAGGCCGACCAACATATCACTCAGGTCTAGGAACCAAATTGATAGGTACTCTTTTTGGGTATCGTCGGGGTCATGTCCATTTTGCACTCCAAGATGATGCCAAACTGAATCCAGCTTTCTTGATTGAGCTTGCAACGCCAACTAGTGTATTAGTCCGGGAAATGGCTTCTGGGTTAGTGAGAATTGCTTTAGAGTGTGAAAAAAAGCCACAGAAAAAAGCTGGAAAGTTGGTGGAGGAGCCTCTATGGAGGACTTATTGCAATGGCAAGAAATGTGGGTATGCAATGAAGCGTGAGTGTGGTCCTGAAGAGTGGAAGGTGTTGAAGGCTGTGGAGCCAATTTCAATGGGTGCTGGCGTGCTGCCGGGGAATGGAGCAGGGTCCGAAGGGGAACTCATGTATATGAGAGCCAGGTTTGAGAGAGTTGTGGGTTCAAAAGACTCGGAAGCATTTTACATGATGAATCCTGATGGGTCTGGAGGTCCTGAACTCAGTGTTTATTTGCTTAGAGTTTAG
- the LOC110631154 gene encoding protein MIZU-KUSSEI 1 isoform X1, which produces MKTIMAKTPHDSSFSFSRRYFNWRKKVVEVEDDDEEILTFNSSSHFSCGEELKDDQEFRISLPSEEMPSGVRAPRKKLPIVAVSKLRSALTVFSKGRPTYHSGLGTKLIGTLFGYRRGHVHFALQDDAKLNPAFLIELATPTSVLVREMASGLVRIALECEKKPQKKAGKLVEEPLWRTYCNGKKCGYAMKRECGPEEWKVLKAVEPISMGAGVLPGNGAGSEGELMYMRARFERVVGSKDSEAFYMMNPDGSGGPELSVYLLRV; this is translated from the coding sequence ATGAAGACAATTATGGCCAAGACCCCTCACgactcttctttctctttctccagGAGGTATTTCAACTGGAGAAAAAAGGTTGTTGAAGTtgaagatgatgatgaggaAATCTTAACTTTCAACTCCTCCTCACATTTCTCTTGTGGGGAGGAGTTGAAAGATGATCAGGAATTTAGAATCTCGCTGCCCTCTGAAGAGATGCCTTCTGGAGTACGAGCACCCAGGAAAAAGCTTCCTATTGTAGCTGTTTCTAAGCTCCGATCAGCTCTTACTGTTTTCAGCAAAGGCCGACCAACATATCACTCAGGTCTAGGAACCAAATTGATAGGTACTCTTTTTGGGTATCGTCGGGGTCATGTCCATTTTGCACTCCAAGATGATGCCAAACTGAATCCAGCTTTCTTGATTGAGCTTGCAACGCCAACTAGTGTATTAGTCCGGGAAATGGCTTCTGGGTTAGTGAGAATTGCTTTAGAGTGTGAAAAAAAGCCACAGAAAAAAGCTGGAAAGTTGGTGGAGGAGCCTCTATGGAGGACTTATTGCAATGGCAAGAAATGTGGGTATGCAATGAAGCGTGAGTGTGGTCCTGAAGAGTGGAAGGTGTTGAAGGCTGTGGAGCCAATTTCAATGGGTGCTGGCGTGCTGCCGGGGAATGGAGCAGGGTCCGAAGGGGAACTCATGTATATGAGAGCCAGGTTTGAGAGAGTTGTGGGTTCAAAAGACTCGGAAGCATTTTACATGATGAATCCTGATGGGTCTGGAGGTCCTGAACTCAGTGTTTATTTGCTTAGAGTTTAG